The proteins below are encoded in one region of Halalkalicoccus jeotgali B3:
- a CDS encoding phosphate ABC transporter substrate-binding protein PstS family protein yields the protein MSRDSSGWAPRSVSRRDFLAATGVTGAIGLAGCTRAASSEPKEVNIAGSSTVFPIAEAVASDFVQENPDINVSVSQTGSGGGFSNFFCPGMTDLNNASRSIAEDEQTQCSDNGIEPIEFTVGTDALTVVVNPEADWVDCVTIDELRQIWQTGGAERWSDVREDWPDEPFEFYGAATVSGTFDYFRETVIGEDANHRNDYSATEKDRTIVRGVRGSPYAIGYFGFAYYSENPDSIKALAIDDGDGTCVEPSLETAKSGRYQPLSRSLFTYAAKEALADPAVEKFVRYFIEKSATDLVSEVGYVPITEEEKQANLDRLDAALEEVA from the coding sequence ATGTCGAGAGACTCATCGGGGTGGGCGCCCCGCTCCGTATCCAGGCGCGATTTCTTGGCCGCGACCGGGGTGACGGGCGCGATCGGTCTCGCCGGCTGTACGCGGGCGGCCAGTAGCGAACCGAAGGAAGTGAACATCGCCGGAAGCAGCACCGTCTTTCCCATCGCGGAGGCGGTCGCCTCGGACTTCGTCCAAGAGAACCCGGACATCAACGTCTCTGTCAGCCAGACCGGCAGCGGCGGGGGGTTCTCGAACTTCTTCTGTCCGGGGATGACCGATCTGAACAACGCCAGCCGATCCATCGCCGAGGACGAACAGACCCAGTGTAGCGACAACGGGATCGAGCCGATCGAATTCACCGTCGGGACGGACGCGCTGACGGTCGTCGTCAACCCCGAGGCCGACTGGGTCGACTGCGTGACGATCGACGAGCTCAGACAGATCTGGCAGACGGGCGGGGCCGAGCGCTGGAGCGACGTTCGAGAAGACTGGCCCGACGAGCCCTTCGAGTTCTACGGGGCGGCGACGGTCAGCGGCACATTCGATTACTTCCGCGAGACCGTCATCGGCGAGGACGCCAACCACCGCAACGATTACTCGGCGACCGAGAAAGACCGGACCATCGTCCGAGGTGTCCGGGGATCGCCCTACGCGATCGGCTATTTCGGGTTCGCCTACTACAGCGAGAATCCCGATTCTATCAAGGCACTGGCCATCGACGACGGCGACGGGACCTGCGTAGAACCCTCGCTCGAGACGGCGAAATCAGGCAGATATCAGCCCCTCTCGCGGTCACTCTTTACCTACGCCGCAAAGGAGGCGCTCGCGGATCCGGCCGTCGAGAAGTTCGTCCGGTACTTCATCGAGAAGTCGGCGACCGATCTCGTCTCGGAGGTCGGCTACGTCCCGATCACCGAGGAGGAAAAGCAAGCGAATCTCGACCGCCTGGATGCGGCCCTGGAGGAGGTCGCATGA
- a CDS encoding phosphate uptake regulator PhoU: protein MDTRKVQVTGGSTFTVSIPKEWATDSGVEAGTEVAFYPDGDSLLLSPRGDDEVVEGTLDIGDLHGRDLTRAVVTMYVSGFDVIRLETGQVTAEQRRSVRDATQGLVGLEVVEETGEHVVLQDLLDSGQLSVHNAVTRMRLIATTMLADAVRALIEDDDDLAADVIERDDDVDRLWFMVSRVFRSTLRNPGAAAEIGLGREACFDYHSSARQLERIADHSAKIATIALDLGTVPEDVGAGLDALHEDAIAVVERSMDAFLEEDSSRATRLANQAREDVEAIDEHTRNADERIRNLDDAHQAQFLGLVIDSLSRTADYGGNIAETALQKAAPRP from the coding sequence ATGGACACCAGGAAGGTGCAGGTGACCGGCGGGTCGACTTTCACCGTCTCGATCCCCAAGGAGTGGGCGACCGACAGCGGCGTCGAGGCCGGCACGGAAGTCGCCTTCTACCCGGATGGCGATTCGTTGTTGCTCTCGCCACGCGGGGACGACGAGGTCGTCGAGGGGACCCTCGACATCGGCGATCTCCACGGACGGGACCTCACGCGGGCGGTCGTGACGATGTACGTCAGCGGCTTCGACGTCATCCGCCTCGAGACGGGACAGGTCACCGCCGAACAGCGCCGCAGCGTCCGGGATGCCACACAAGGGCTCGTGGGACTGGAGGTCGTCGAGGAGACGGGCGAACACGTCGTCCTCCAGGACCTGCTGGATTCGGGCCAGCTCTCGGTTCACAACGCGGTCACACGGATGCGCCTGATCGCGACCACGATGCTCGCGGACGCGGTACGCGCGCTGATCGAGGACGACGACGACCTGGCCGCGGACGTCATCGAGCGCGACGACGACGTCGACCGGCTGTGGTTCATGGTCTCACGGGTTTTCCGTTCCACGCTGCGAAACCCCGGCGCCGCAGCCGAGATCGGGCTCGGTCGCGAGGCGTGTTTCGACTATCACTCGAGCGCGCGCCAACTAGAACGGATCGCCGATCACTCCGCGAAGATCGCCACCATCGCGCTCGACCTCGGGACGGTCCCCGAGGACGTCGGGGCGGGACTCGACGCGCTCCACGAGGACGCGATTGCGGTCGTCGAGCGGTCGATGGACGCCTTCCTGGAGGAGGACAGTTCGCGGGCGACCCGGCTTGCGAACCAGGCCCGCGAGGACGTCGAGGCGATCGACGAACACACCAGAAACGCCGACGAACGCATCAGGAACCTCGACGACGCCCATCAGGCGCAGTTTCTCGGGCTCGTCATCGATTCGCTCTCACGAACCGCCG